A genomic segment from Sparus aurata chromosome 10, fSpaAur1.1, whole genome shotgun sequence encodes:
- the LOC115589771 gene encoding insulin receptor substrate 1-B, translated as MESQAGEHQSCEDVRKSGYLRKQKSMHRRYFVLRAASERGPARLEYYESEKKFRGKAPIPKKALALETCFNINKRADSKNKHMIVLYTRAESFAIAAENEADQDEWYQAMVELQCKSKNLTDSGAAGDYGVPNPGPAFKEVWQVKVWPKGLGQAKNLVGIYRLCLTDKTVNFVKLNSDAAAVVLQLMNVRRCGHSENFFFVEVGRSAVTGPGEFWMQVDDSVVAQNMHETLLEAMKALSEEFRQRSKSQSNSGPGGGATASNPISVPSRRHHPNPPPSQVGFTRRPRTEPPGGANSGAGVSSANASPTPRHSFPRSRTASDGGKVDEGMAGSTSLQGVSSSPSTNGSCSTTPILRSKSARSAPTTAAKTPLGLMRSISTPAPSPAPSLSSSSGHGSEFGGVTSSTGAGPSGAYSRVPSHHASVSGSPSDYGSSDEYGSSPGDHTLLPSPSLPGSSVGSAGSQSLGEEGANYILMGQRSSGSGGGGSNQGGLTSSSLPAPGTPGCGSQPQTRRVLRRSSSRECEAERRLLSKRASLPPMALERLAPRQRRAEEPADEDSADYAIMSRSTSRESFSSTSSSTQRESVMGPGSAGGGGYLDVAGEFKGEGGGGASGNVDLGVDNGYMSMLPGVTQPPVTLSQSMAVSVPDSDSKPADDYMAMTPNNSVSPPQQIRPPPASDGYMIMSPNSSCSPDQRGGLSGGAWVGSGSADSRAGSDYMNMSPISARSVNGSPPPPEHTSHLENISQQQAPKMVYSYYSLPRSYKHNPSAGHFDDGPGRGRRPNGSCSRGMGGGRTMGGRQEQPAAGNSMIGRHLSLSSSSYSSSSASSESLGESEDRATQAAGTVAGGTQSKDGSKLQQRRGSGGLSKQGNHTRSRPVSLFVDVSKANTLPRVRENPLPPEPKSPGEYVSIEFKGEKSSQTGVAGGRGRGLRHGLSLPHGSSSKHPQHRPTSCLGNYIPLSRSPSAPITPPAASEYVNMDLGPSPSPSPLSLTPLVFPTFHTPPTPPTLAHAPKACDEGTTCSREEAVEVAEVPLRKSRESVPSVSESESPTSCGDYTEMAFSLNSNAVPRSSSSVSPKAPSPTRTDPSAPVLSRGLDFPLAKPGPNPDHGAKVIRADPQGRRRHCSETFLASPSLPTSTSTSSSSTASLFPEHAQAVARRLGFDSMLWGNGSVTDNPAQFALPGQQSLPTNTSTEQGLNYIDLDLANKESPHLGLEGPSGTQATSRLFSVLGGGSGVGGVSAAVGNSSSSSSLNTYASIDFYKSEELRTHQNGNKEGTEC; from the exons ATGGAGAGCCAAGCCGGCGAGCACCAGAGCTGCGAGGACGTGCGCAAGAGCGGCTACCTCCGCAAGCAGAAGTCCATGCACCGGCGGTACTTCGTGCTCCGCGCCGCCTCGGAGCGCGGCCCGGCCCGCCTGGAGTACTACGAGAGCGAGAAGAAATTCCGCGGCAAGGCCCCCATCCCGAAGAAAGCCCTGGCCCTGGAGACGTGCTTCAACATCAACAAGCGGGCCGACTCCAAGAACAAGCACATGATCGTGCTGTACACCCGGGCAGAGAGCTTCGCCATCGCCGCGGAGAACGAGGCGGACCAGGACGAGTGGTACCAGGCCATGGTCGAGCTGCAGTGCAAAA GTAAGAACCTAACTGACAGCGGGGCTGCAGGAGACTATGGAGTGCCAAATCCTGGACCTGCATTCAAAGAGGTGTGGCAGGTGAAGGTGTGGCCCAAAGGCCTGGGTCAAGCCAAGAACTTGGTCGGCATCTACCGCCTTTGCCTGACTGACAAGACAGTCAACTTTGTCAAGCTCaactctgatgctgctgctgtggtgctGCAGCTGATGAACGTCCGACGCTGTGGCCATTCAGAGAACTTCTTCTTCGTAGAGGTGGGACGCTCTGCTGTGACGGGCCCGGGCGAGTTCTGGATGCAG GTGGATGATTCAGTGGTGGCCCAGAACATGCATGAAACCTTGCTGGAGGCCATGAAGGCACTGAGCGAGGAGTTCCGCCAGCGCAGCAAATCTCAGTCAAACTCTGGCCCCGGAGGTGGTGCTACTGCTTCTAACCCCATCAGTGTACCCTCACGCCGCCATCACCCAAACCCACCTCCCAGCCAGGTTGGCTTCACACGCCGGCCCCGAACTGAGCCCCCTGGTGGTGCTAACAGTGGAGCAGGGGTCAGCAGTGCCAATGCCTCTCCCACACCTCGCCATAGTTTCCCGAGGTCTCGCACTGCCAGTGATGGGGGGAAGGTTGATGAAGGGATGGCAGGGTCCACATCTCTCCAAGGGGTGAGCTCCAGCCCCTCTACCAATGGCTCCTGCTCAACCACCCCAATCCTCAGGTCTAAATCGGCTCGTTCAGCCCCCACCACAGCTGCTAAAACTCCTCTTGGGTTGATGCGCTCAATCTCCACCCCAGCGCCCTCGCCAGCCCCAAGCCTCTCCTCTAGCTCTGGGCATGGCTCTGAGTTTGGAGGTGTCACATCCTCAACTGGTGCTGGTCCTTCTGGTGCTTACAGTCGTGTCCCCTCCCATCACGCTTCTGTCTCGGGCTCACCCAGTGACTATGGCTCTTCAGATGAGTATGGATCTAGTCCCGGTGATCACACGCTCCTCCCCTCCCCAAGCCTCCCTGGAAGCTCTGTTGGTAGCGCTGGCAGCCAGTCTCTTGGTGAGGAAGGAGCAAACTATATCCTAATGGGCCAACGTAGTAgtggtagtggtggtggtggcagtAATCAAGGGGGCTTGACATCCAGCTCCCTGCCAGCACCAGGAACACCAGGCTGTGGCTCCCAGCCCCAGACTAGGAGAGTGTTGCGGCGCTCCTCCAGCCGCGAATGTGAAGCTGAACGCAGGCTACTGAGTAAGCGGGCTTCATTACCTCCCATGGCTCTGGAGAGGCTGGCTCCACGTCAGCGCAGAGCTGAGGAGCCAGCAGATGAAGATTCAGCCGATTATGCAATCATGTCAAGGAGCACCAGCCGTGAGTCCTTTAGTTCCACCTCTTCTTCTACACAGAGGGAATCTGTCATGGGTCCTGGGtcagcagggggaggagggtaCTTGGATGTTGCGGGTGAGTTCAAGGGTGAAGGGGGTGGAGGAGCAAGTGGTAATGTAGATTTAGGTGTGGACAATGGGTACATGTCCATGCTTCCTGGGGTCACTCAGCCTCCGGTAACCCTGTCCCAGTCAATGGCTGTCTCTGTCCCAGACTCTGATTCCAAACCTGCTGATGATTACATGGCCATGACCCCCAACAACAGCGTATCTCCTCCACAACAGATTCGCCCTCCACCAGCTTCTGATGGCTATATGATAATGTCCCCCAATAGCAGTTGCTCACCTGACCAGCGTGGAGGTCTCTCTGGAGGGGCTTGGGTGGGCAGTGGGAGTGCAGACAGCAGGGCAGGAAGTGACTATATGAACATGTCTCCAATCAGTGCACGTTCTGTAAATGGCAGCCCCCCACCTCCTGAGCACACCAGTCATTTGGAGAACATTTCTCAACAGCAAGCCCCGAAGATGGTGTATTCTTACTATTCACTTCCCAGGTCTTACAAACACAACCCCTCTGCTGGACACTTTGATGATGGACCAGGACGAGGCAGAAGACCTAATGGGAGTTGTAGTAGGGGCATGGGTGGAGGTAGGACTATGGGAGGGCGTCAAGAACAACCGGCAGCAGGCAATTCAATGATTGGACGCCACCtgtcactctcctcctcctcatactcTTCCAGCTCAGCTAGCAGTGAGAGCCTCGGAGAGAGCGAGGACCGAGCTACCCAGGCAGCAGGCACTGTGGCTGGTGGAACTCAGTCCAAAGATGGGAGTAAGCTCCAACAGAGACGGGGCTCTGGTGGGTTGTCCAAGCAGGGTAACCATACTAGAAGTAGACCAGTGAGCCTGTTTGTTGATGTATCCAAGGCTAATACCCTTCCCAGGGTCCGTGAGAACCCCCTGCCGCCAGAACCTAAAAGCCCTGGGGAGTATGTTAGCATTGAATTTAAAGGGGAAAAGAGCAGCCAGACTGGGGTTGCAGGAGGGCGTGGTAGGGGTCTCAGGCATGGCTTATCATTGCCTCATGGCTCAAGCAGCAAGCATCCTCAACACAGACCAACGTCTTGCTTAGGGAACTATATCCCCCTCTCCCGTAGTCCTTCTGCCCCCATTACTCCCCCAGCTGCCTCTGAGTATGTCAACATGGACTTGGGCCCCTCTCCGTCCCCCTCACCCCTCTCCCTTACTCCTCTAGTTTTCCCCACTTTCCACACCCCTCCCACGCCTCCAACTCTTGCTCATGCCCCCAAAGCATGCGATGAGGGTACTACCTGCTCTCGTGAAGAGGCGGTTGAAGTGGCTGAGGTCCCACTTCGGAAAAGCAGAGAGAGTGTCCCATCAGTGAGCGAGTCTGAGTCGCCAACATCCTGTGGAGACTACACGGAGATGGCCTTCAGCTTGAATAGCAATGCCGTCCCTAGGTCATCATCCAGTGTCTCCCCCAAAGCCCCTTCCCCCACCAGGACTGATCCTTCTGCTCCAGTGCTATCACGGGGTCTAGACTTCCCCCTAGCCAAACCAGGACCCAACCCAGACCATGGGGCTAAAGTTATCCGAGCAGACCCTCAAGGACGCAGACGCCACTGCTCAGAAACCTTCCTTGCCTCACCTTCCCTCCCCACCTCTACCtctacttcctcttcttccaccGCCTCCCTCTTTCCAGAACATGCCCAAGCTGTGGCCCGCCGGCTAGGCTTCGACAGCATGCTGTGGGGAAATGGTTCTGTGACTGATAACCCTGCTCAGTTTGCCCTCCCTGGACAGCAGTCCCTCCCCACAAACACTTCCACGGAGCAAGGCCTTAACTACATAGACTTGGACTTGGCCAACAAAGAAAGCCCCCATTTGGGTCTGGAAGGACCCTCAGGTACCCAGGCCACCTCTCGTCTCTTCTCTGTACTGGGTGGAGGTTCAGGGGTCGGGGGAGTGAGCGCTGCAGTTGGCAACAGCAGTAGCAGTTCCAGTCTCAACACTTACGCCAGCATCGACTTCTACAAATCAGAGGAGCTCCGGACACATCAGAATGGAAACAAGGAGGGAACAG